One genomic segment of Kiritimatiella glycovorans includes these proteins:
- a CDS encoding LPS-assembly protein LptD, protein MKRRMCAAFILMWVSTGWCAAAAAQDADGEGREKLPIDIEAARLEYVKEQLIGSGDVVIRHDAMTLKADYASFHPETGVVYARGNVEFTRGDLLWQGEEIRYNLKEKTGDFGRFSMEAGKYHITAGGSERVSERELLLRDVMFTPCEGTPPTISVHAREARLIDRHLIKVRHGTFRVRNMPVMYLPYLKRDLEGGVYNFSAGESGDWGPYALNTFTYNPHSNVVAKTHADAYARRGLGFGQDLRWGRERGEGNLSLYYINDSEPQDDDHATEEYLNESKRYRIHLRHLERLSDYEYAAARLDYWSDPDVVDDFFDDEFRSHSRPENYLAYSWSGRAHTLGARVDAQLNDFEDRVERLPEIALDLYRRPVTDLPLVYRSETEGAYLARRYPGGLRTPVPDDYHSWRLDSAHFLESPQKLYGFLNVIPRAGYRATVYSDTAGGDGDIRHLGELGVLSSFKAYKVLSERERFYGDGLRHLAEPYADYVWRPTPNLRPGDLDLPQDADIYEFDHIDELDEAHDLRFGIRNKLQTRRNGRVEDVLDVDFGTVYRIEPETGEEDYDTLFFHAEFDPVERIHLESDFEYDWYTHEYSPFNARAELMTTDDSRLDMEYRYRENEHDLFEAELNLFPNETWSLGLVTRYDRDEEEWDENGITVRRRFDCVGLGMGYRRSQHDHQIFAYFWVLEFGDTSPRLGI, encoded by the coding sequence ATGAAGCGCCGGATGTGTGCCGCGTTCATTCTGATGTGGGTGTCGACGGGGTGGTGTGCGGCCGCCGCCGCGCAGGACGCCGACGGGGAAGGGCGGGAGAAACTCCCGATCGATATCGAAGCCGCCCGGCTCGAGTACGTGAAAGAACAGCTCATCGGCAGCGGCGATGTCGTGATCCGGCATGACGCCATGACGCTGAAGGCGGATTACGCGTCGTTCCACCCGGAAACGGGGGTGGTTTACGCCCGTGGAAACGTGGAGTTCACGCGCGGCGATCTCCTCTGGCAGGGCGAGGAGATTCGCTACAACCTGAAGGAGAAAACGGGCGATTTCGGCCGTTTCTCGATGGAGGCGGGAAAGTATCACATCACCGCCGGCGGCTCGGAACGCGTCTCCGAACGGGAACTGCTGCTGCGCGATGTGATGTTCACGCCCTGCGAAGGGACGCCGCCCACGATCTCCGTCCACGCGCGTGAGGCGAGACTGATCGACCGCCACCTCATCAAGGTCCGTCACGGAACCTTCCGGGTGCGCAACATGCCCGTGATGTACCTGCCTTACCTTAAGCGCGACCTGGAAGGCGGCGTCTATAACTTCTCCGCCGGGGAGAGCGGCGACTGGGGGCCCTACGCGCTGAACACCTTCACCTACAACCCGCACAGCAACGTGGTCGCGAAGACCCACGCCGACGCCTACGCGCGGCGCGGCCTCGGCTTCGGCCAGGACCTGCGCTGGGGGCGGGAACGGGGTGAGGGGAATCTGAGCCTGTACTACATCAATGACTCCGAGCCGCAGGACGACGACCACGCCACCGAGGAATATCTCAACGAATCGAAGCGCTACCGGATCCACCTGCGCCACCTGGAGCGGCTCTCGGATTACGAATACGCGGCGGCGCGCCTCGATTACTGGAGCGATCCGGATGTGGTCGATGATTTCTTCGACGACGAGTTCCGGTCGCATTCCCGCCCCGAGAATTATCTCGCGTACTCCTGGTCCGGCCGCGCCCATACGCTGGGCGCGCGGGTCGATGCGCAGCTCAACGATTTTGAGGACCGCGTGGAACGGCTCCCGGAGATCGCCCTCGATCTCTACCGCCGCCCGGTGACCGATCTCCCGCTCGTGTACCGCTCGGAAACCGAGGGGGCCTACCTCGCCCGGCGCTACCCGGGCGGGCTGCGGACGCCGGTTCCGGACGACTACCACTCGTGGCGGCTCGACAGCGCCCACTTCCTGGAGTCGCCGCAGAAACTGTACGGCTTTCTCAACGTCATTCCCCGCGCGGGCTACCGGGCGACCGTGTACTCGGATACGGCGGGAGGCGACGGCGATATCCGCCACCTCGGCGAGCTGGGTGTGCTGAGTTCGTTCAAGGCCTACAAGGTGCTCTCGGAGCGTGAGCGGTTCTACGGCGACGGGCTGCGCCATCTCGCCGAGCCGTATGCGGACTACGTCTGGCGCCCCACGCCGAACCTGCGCCCGGGCGACCTGGACCTCCCGCAGGACGCCGATATCTACGAGTTCGACCACATCGACGAACTCGATGAGGCGCACGACCTGCGATTCGGGATCCGCAACAAGCTGCAGACACGGCGCAACGGGCGGGTCGAGGACGTGCTGGATGTGGATTTCGGCACGGTGTACCGCATCGAACCGGAGACGGGCGAAGAGGACTACGACACCCTGTTTTTCCACGCCGAGTTCGACCCCGTGGAACGCATCCACCTCGAATCGGACTTCGAATACGATTGGTACACGCACGAATACTCGCCCTTTAATGCGCGCGCCGAATTGATGACCACCGACGACAGCCGGCTGGATATGGAATACCGCTACCGCGAGAACGAGCACGACCTGTTCGAGGCGGAACTCAATCTGTTCCCGAACGAGACGTGGTCGCTGGGACTGGTCACACGCTACGACCGCGACGAAGAGGAGTGGGACGAGAACGGGATCACGGTTCGCCGCCGGTTCGACTGCGTCGGACTGGGCATGGGATACCGCAGGAGCCAGCACGATCACCAGATCTTCGCCTACTTCTGGGTGCTCGAATTCGGCGATACCTCGCCGCGGCTGGGGATTTAG
- a CDS encoding Asp23/Gls24 family envelope stress response protein, whose translation MNEEQRAVSPNNDEYAMLGEETIDESSSLGSVCIHNDVIAVIASEAASRVEGVEELPGDILDGIAGMIGRRNPDRGIQVTVEGETVTIDITVILAHGVKIPQVSWELQESVRDAVQEMTGKVVKAVNVIVQGIRIPGREKPSSGEAGE comes from the coding sequence ATGAACGAAGAACAGCGGGCGGTAAGCCCGAACAACGACGAATACGCCATGCTCGGCGAGGAGACCATCGATGAGTCGTCCTCGCTCGGCTCGGTGTGTATCCATAACGACGTCATCGCCGTGATCGCGAGCGAGGCGGCCTCGCGCGTCGAGGGCGTGGAGGAACTTCCCGGCGATATCCTCGACGGGATCGCGGGCATGATCGGACGCCGCAACCCCGACCGGGGTATCCAGGTGACCGTGGAAGGCGAAACGGTGACGATCGATATCACGGTGATCCTGGCCCACGGCGTGAAAATTCCGCAGGTGTCCTGGGAACTGCAGGAGAGCGTACGGGATGCGGTGCAGGAGATGACCGGTAAAGTGGTCAAGGCCGTGAACGTGATCGTGCAGGGCATCCGGATTCCGGGCCGCGAAAAACCGTCGTCCGGCGAAGCCGGGGAGTAA
- a CDS encoding damage-control phosphatase ARMT1 family protein: MQTYVECIPCFARQSLAAARAFAPGDEARQISLMTDALGYLAHCDVRRSPPAIARDVYRMLREKTGVQDPYAEEKHRSTEQVLELIPELEASFDEAADPLEHGVRLAIAGNIIDFGAGDWAKTGDLRAVIAHALETKICMESFEYFRQRLSGAERILYLGDNCGEVVFDRLLIERLPRGKVTFAVRGSPIINDVTRREAVEAGIDACADIVENGSDAPGTILEDCAPGFRRRFEEADLIISKGQGNYETLNENRKEIFFLLKVKCPVVARTTGREEGTVLLYRKPASSGRKG; this comes from the coding sequence ATGCAGACATATGTGGAATGCATACCCTGTTTCGCGCGCCAGTCGCTGGCGGCGGCGCGCGCCTTCGCGCCGGGCGATGAGGCGCGTCAGATCAGCCTGATGACCGATGCGCTGGGGTATCTCGCGCACTGTGATGTCCGGAGGTCGCCCCCGGCGATCGCACGCGACGTGTACCGGATGCTGCGCGAAAAGACCGGGGTGCAGGACCCCTACGCGGAGGAAAAACATCGCTCCACCGAACAGGTGCTGGAACTCATCCCGGAACTGGAGGCTTCGTTCGACGAGGCGGCCGATCCGCTGGAACACGGCGTCCGACTCGCCATCGCGGGGAACATCATCGATTTCGGCGCCGGGGACTGGGCGAAGACGGGCGATCTGCGCGCGGTGATCGCACATGCGCTGGAGACGAAAATATGCATGGAGAGTTTCGAGTACTTCAGGCAACGGTTGAGCGGCGCCGAGCGCATCCTGTATCTGGGCGATAACTGCGGCGAGGTCGTGTTCGACCGGCTGCTGATCGAACGGCTCCCGCGGGGAAAGGTGACCTTCGCCGTGCGCGGCAGCCCGATTATCAATGACGTGACCCGGCGCGAGGCCGTGGAGGCCGGGATCGACGCATGTGCGGACATCGTCGAAAACGGGTCCGACGCTCCCGGAACGATCCTGGAGGACTGCGCGCCCGGGTTCCGGCGGCGCTTCGAGGAGGCGGACCTGATCATTTCCAAGGGGCAGGGGAACTACGAAACCTTGAATGAAAACCGGAAAGAGATATTCTTTCTGCTCAAGGTGAAATGCCCGGTCGTCGCCCGGACGACCGGGCGCGAAGAGGGTACGGTACTGCTCTACCGCAAACCCGCCTCGAGCGGCAGAAAAGGATAA
- a CDS encoding sodium ion-translocating decarboxylase subunit beta translates to MDWASSFNELWHSTGLYGFLDGGLGRAIMILVGLLLIWLAVRKKFEPLLLLPIGFGGILANIPVAGIAEPGGFLYHIYEFGVATGVFPLLIFMGVGAMTDFGPLLANPKTALLGAAAQFGIFTTLIGALWISDLLPVIDFSLQDAAAIGIIGGADGPTAIFLSSKLAPDLMGSIAVAAYSYMALVPIIQPPIMKALASEDEMRIEMKQLRHVSKTEKIVFPLMVLGICLLLIPDATPLIGALMFGNLVKECGVTDRLSKAAQNELINIVTILLGLTVGSKLAADQFLTFETLGILILGLVAFSIGTATGVLLARLMNRLSREKINPLIGAAGVSAVPMAARVVNRVGLEKNPHNFLLMHAMGPNVAGVIGSAVAAGVLLAICG, encoded by the coding sequence ATGGACTGGGCATCTTCATTCAACGAACTCTGGCACTCGACCGGACTCTACGGCTTCCTCGACGGCGGCCTCGGCCGGGCGATCATGATCCTCGTCGGCCTCCTCCTGATCTGGCTGGCCGTCCGGAAGAAATTCGAACCGCTGCTCCTGCTCCCGATCGGGTTCGGCGGGATCCTGGCGAACATCCCCGTGGCCGGCATCGCGGAGCCGGGAGGCTTCCTCTACCACATCTACGAATTCGGCGTGGCTACCGGCGTGTTCCCGCTGCTGATCTTCATGGGCGTGGGGGCGATGACCGATTTCGGCCCGCTGCTGGCCAATCCGAAGACCGCCCTGCTGGGGGCCGCGGCGCAGTTCGGCATCTTCACGACGCTGATCGGCGCGCTGTGGATCTCGGACCTGCTGCCGGTGATTGATTTCAGTCTTCAGGACGCCGCGGCGATCGGGATCATCGGCGGCGCGGACGGACCGACGGCCATCTTCCTCTCCAGCAAGCTCGCCCCCGACCTGATGGGGTCGATCGCGGTGGCCGCCTATTCGTACATGGCGCTGGTGCCGATCATCCAGCCCCCGATCATGAAGGCGCTGGCTTCCGAGGACGAGATGCGCATCGAGATGAAGCAGCTGCGTCACGTCTCGAAGACCGAGAAGATCGTGTTTCCGCTGATGGTCCTGGGCATCTGTCTTCTGCTCATCCCGGACGCGACGCCGCTGATCGGCGCGCTCATGTTCGGCAATCTCGTCAAGGAATGCGGCGTGACGGACCGGCTCTCGAAGGCGGCCCAGAACGAACTGATCAACATCGTCACGATCCTGCTCGGCCTGACCGTCGGATCGAAACTCGCGGCGGACCAGTTTCTGACCTTCGAGACGCTGGGCATCCTCATTCTCGGCCTGGTGGCCTTCTCGATCGGCACGGCGACGGGCGTACTGCTCGCCCGGCTTATGAACCGGCTCTCGCGCGAAAAGATCAATCCGCTGATCGGCGCGGCGGGCGTCTCGGCCGTCCCGATGGCCGCGCGCGTGGTCAACAGGGTCGGGCTGGAGAAGAATCCGCACAACTTCCTGCTGATGCACGCGATGGGTCCGAACGTGGCGGGCGTGATCGGTTCCGCCGTCGCCGCCGGGGTGCTCCTCGCGATCTGCGGATGA
- the accB gene encoding acetyl-CoA carboxylase biotin carboxyl carrier protein, whose protein sequence is MQFREIKKIVELMKDHDLSEFELEQEGERLSISRGSGYQPQMMHAPVASAPPPAPPPMPSAEGGEPDGDRQDEGLAEITSPIVGTFYRSPSPDAESYVTVGDEVAEDSVVCIVEAMKVMNEIKAEVRGKIRKVLVDDASPVQYGQPLFLVESA, encoded by the coding sequence ATGCAATTCAGAGAGATCAAGAAGATCGTGGAGCTGATGAAGGATCACGACCTCTCCGAGTTCGAGCTCGAACAGGAGGGCGAGCGGCTCTCGATCAGCCGCGGGTCCGGATATCAGCCTCAGATGATGCACGCACCGGTCGCGTCCGCACCGCCGCCTGCGCCGCCGCCGATGCCGTCCGCGGAGGGCGGGGAGCCGGACGGCGACCGGCAGGACGAGGGTCTGGCGGAAATCACGTCTCCGATCGTGGGGACCTTCTACCGCTCGCCGTCGCCGGATGCCGAATCGTACGTCACGGTCGGCGACGAGGTCGCGGAGGACAGCGTCGTGTGCATTGTCGAAGCGATGAAGGTCATGAACGAGATCAAGGCCGAGGTTCGCGGAAAGATTCGCAAGGTGCTGGTGGACGACGCCAGTCCCGTCCAGTACGGCCAGCCGCTGTTCCTGGTGGAGAGCGCCTGA
- the amaP gene encoding alkaline shock response membrane anchor protein AmaP, producing the protein MKTFCRSAASFLMCAALLATGVWLILYHGYGVELACMPAQWIEMTPFRWRALGAVLILLVIGYLYAGGRGRRSRRFVSFDTGEGTVSVSLDAVQSFIRKVASEYPAVLRLDPWVCGHRHGIEVDLRMRVRSGEKIPELSRRVQDRVRSSLSRDLGLDRVHKMKVTVQEIVGEPAPGPEAGRSPDMNDELERDQD; encoded by the coding sequence ATGAAAACCTTCTGTCGTTCCGCGGCGAGCTTCCTGATGTGCGCCGCCCTGCTGGCGACCGGGGTGTGGCTGATCCTCTATCACGGCTATGGCGTGGAACTCGCCTGCATGCCGGCGCAGTGGATCGAGATGACTCCGTTTCGCTGGCGGGCGCTGGGGGCGGTACTGATCCTGCTGGTGATCGGGTACCTCTACGCGGGCGGTCGGGGCCGGCGCAGCCGCCGGTTCGTGTCGTTCGACACGGGCGAGGGTACGGTCTCGGTAAGCCTCGATGCCGTTCAGTCCTTCATCCGCAAAGTGGCCTCGGAATACCCGGCGGTCCTGAGACTCGATCCGTGGGTCTGCGGACATCGCCACGGCATCGAGGTCGATCTGCGTATGCGGGTGCGCAGCGGCGAGAAGATTCCCGAACTGTCCCGCAGGGTTCAGGACCGCGTCCGCAGCAGCCTGAGCCGCGATCTCGGACTGGACCGCGTCCATAAGATGAAAGTGACGGTGCAGGAGATCGTCGGCGAACCGGCCCCGGGTCCGGAAGCCGGACGGTCCCCGGACATGAACGATGAACTGGAACGCGATCAGGACTGA
- the panD gene encoding aspartate 1-decarboxylase has translation MQRIMMKSKLHTPTITGLELYYEGSITLDPELMEAADMLAGEQVQVVNLNNGERLFTYIIEGERGTGQVELNGPAARKGAVGDRIIIISYAHVNEEDARGFEPVIVHVGEGNRTSP, from the coding sequence ATGCAGCGGATTATGATGAAATCCAAGCTCCACACCCCGACCATCACGGGGCTGGAACTTTACTACGAAGGCAGCATCACGCTCGATCCCGAGCTGATGGAGGCCGCCGACATGCTGGCCGGCGAGCAGGTGCAGGTCGTCAATCTCAATAACGGCGAACGGCTGTTCACCTATATCATCGAGGGCGAGCGCGGGACCGGCCAGGTGGAACTCAACGGTCCCGCCGCACGCAAAGGCGCCGTGGGCGACCGGATCATCATCATCTCCTACGCCCACGTCAACGAGGAGGACGCCCGCGGCTTTGAGCCCGTAATTGTGCATGTGGGAGAGGGGAATCGTACCAGCCCGTAG
- a CDS encoding D-sedoheptulose-7-phosphate isomerase → MNWNAIRTDHAGVADHVFGPMRPAVETAAETMVCALRAGGKILCCGNGGSAADAQHFAAEILNRFETDHEPWPALALTTDSSVLTSIANDYDYAEVFGKQVRGLGRPGDVLLAISTRGHSESVVRAAKAARGAGLTSIALTGADGGTLAEYCDQALIVKCSRVTARIQEGHAMIVHLLAGIIEERMSEERSDLGTSRR, encoded by the coding sequence ATGAACTGGAACGCGATCAGGACTGACCACGCCGGCGTTGCGGACCATGTGTTCGGTCCGATGCGTCCGGCCGTCGAAACGGCGGCGGAGACGATGGTGTGCGCGCTGCGCGCCGGCGGCAAGATCCTGTGCTGCGGCAACGGCGGCAGCGCGGCGGACGCCCAGCATTTCGCCGCCGAGATCCTGAACCGGTTCGAAACCGATCATGAGCCGTGGCCCGCGCTGGCCCTCACCACCGACAGCTCGGTACTGACCTCGATCGCGAACGATTACGACTACGCGGAGGTCTTCGGGAAGCAGGTCCGCGGCCTGGGACGACCGGGCGACGTGTTGCTGGCGATCTCGACCCGGGGTCATTCCGAATCCGTCGTGCGCGCCGCAAAGGCGGCGCGCGGCGCGGGGTTGACTTCGATCGCGCTGACCGGCGCGGACGGCGGGACCCTGGCGGAGTATTGCGATCAGGCGCTGATTGTGAAATGTTCGCGCGTGACCGCCCGAATCCAGGAGGGGCACGCGATGATCGTCCACCTCCTGGCGGGCATCATTGAAGAACGTATGAGCGAAGAAAGGAGCGATCTTGGTACATCAAGGAGATAA
- a CDS encoding PfkB family carbohydrate kinase yields the protein MVHQGDNPELIIVGSVGIDTIETPAEKRENVLGGSATYACAASSFFAPTGMVGVVGTDFPEKHREQWRGMGIDLDGLQTAEGETFRWSGVYAENMDDRETLETHLNVFADFAPDLPERYRRAPYVFLGNISPQLQKSVLDQVDQPKFVLLDTMDLWINIARDELEEVVGGVHMLTLNESEARLWTDEHSLLRAARRLLQMGPQYVLIKRGESGSLLVYGDEVFLLHAYPLEQFRDPTGAGDSFAGGLIGSLAESGEIGPLSIRRAMAYGSVTASFGVEEFSLERLSALGRTEIDERFARFERMCRF from the coding sequence TTGGTACATCAAGGAGATAACCCCGAACTGATTATTGTGGGCTCGGTCGGAATCGATACGATCGAAACCCCCGCGGAGAAACGCGAAAATGTGCTGGGAGGATCGGCCACGTACGCCTGCGCCGCATCCTCTTTTTTTGCGCCGACCGGTATGGTGGGCGTGGTGGGGACGGATTTCCCCGAAAAACATCGCGAACAGTGGCGCGGCATGGGCATCGACCTGGACGGTCTGCAGACGGCGGAGGGAGAAACGTTCCGCTGGTCGGGCGTCTACGCCGAAAACATGGACGACCGCGAGACGCTGGAAACGCATCTGAACGTATTCGCCGACTTTGCGCCCGACCTGCCGGAACGGTACCGGCGCGCACCGTACGTCTTTCTCGGCAATATCTCGCCGCAGCTCCAGAAGAGCGTGCTCGATCAGGTCGACCAGCCGAAGTTCGTGCTGCTCGATACCATGGATCTGTGGATCAATATCGCCCGCGACGAACTGGAAGAGGTCGTCGGCGGCGTTCATATGCTCACGCTCAACGAATCCGAGGCGCGGCTCTGGACCGATGAGCATTCGCTGCTGCGCGCGGCCCGGCGGCTGCTGCAGATGGGCCCGCAGTACGTGCTGATCAAGCGCGGCGAGAGCGGCAGTCTGCTGGTCTACGGCGACGAGGTGTTCCTGCTGCACGCCTATCCCCTGGAGCAGTTCCGCGATCCCACCGGGGCGGGCGACAGCTTCGCCGGCGGGCTGATCGGCTCGCTCGCGGAATCGGGCGAGATCGGCCCGCTGAGTATACGCCGCGCGATGGCCTACGGCAGCGTGACGGCCTCGTTCGGGGTGGAGGAGTTCAGCCTGGAACGCCTCAGCGCACTCGGCCGGACGGAGATCGACGAGCGGTTCGCGCGATTCGAACGGATGTGCCGGTTCTGA
- a CDS encoding carbon starvation protein A, producing MTSVLIALGTAILYLIAYHTYGKFLARRIFRLSDMNECPSRSRYDGVDFVPTDKTVLFGHHFTSIAGTGPIVGPAIAIIWGWLPALLWILIGSVFMGAVHDFGAMCLSLKNQGRSIGDLAGNVITPRIRGLFLVIIFLTLLIVVAIFGVVIASVFSTFPEAVLPCWLQIPIAMTLGWVVYRRGQPHLVCGLVATAAMYLTIVLGSYLPVHLPGAGGLSTTGTWVVILLAYAYLASTLPVQVLLQPRDYINAFQLMIAMGLLLLGILVSRPELVAPAVDASPAGAPPLIPMLFISVACGAVSGFHSLVSSGTSSKQCDLESSALPIAYGGMLMEGLLAVFVLIACGAGLGLGLEMEGGRLTGSAAFQQHYASWTAAQGLGSKVHAFISGASNMVASLGIPRSVIITLMGVFVASFAATTLDTATRIQRYIVGEMAQTCRVPFLSRKHPATAIAVGTALLLAFANGGGGTGALILWPLFGAMNQLLAGLALLVMTVYLARERRTIWLTAVPMIFMLVMTGWSMGINLQRFLGDANYLLFAISIITMALEAWMIVEALRVIFEVRREERR from the coding sequence ATGACCTCGGTACTGATTGCGCTCGGGACGGCGATCCTCTACCTGATCGCCTATCACACCTACGGGAAGTTTCTCGCGCGAAGGATTTTCCGTCTGTCGGACATGAACGAGTGTCCGAGCCGGAGCCGGTATGACGGCGTGGATTTCGTGCCCACGGACAAGACCGTGCTGTTCGGGCACCATTTCACGTCGATCGCGGGGACCGGGCCGATCGTCGGACCCGCGATCGCGATTATCTGGGGCTGGCTCCCCGCGCTGCTCTGGATCCTGATCGGTTCCGTCTTCATGGGCGCGGTCCATGATTTCGGGGCGATGTGCCTGTCGCTGAAGAATCAGGGGCGGTCGATCGGCGATCTGGCGGGGAACGTCATCACGCCGCGGATCCGCGGACTTTTCCTCGTCATCATCTTCCTGACGCTTCTGATCGTGGTGGCCATCTTCGGGGTCGTGATCGCCTCCGTGTTCAGTACGTTTCCGGAAGCCGTGCTGCCCTGCTGGTTGCAGATCCCGATCGCGATGACCCTCGGATGGGTGGTCTACCGGCGAGGCCAACCGCATCTCGTCTGCGGCCTCGTCGCCACCGCCGCCATGTATCTGACCATCGTGCTCGGATCCTACCTGCCCGTGCACCTTCCCGGGGCGGGCGGGCTGAGCACGACCGGGACCTGGGTGGTGATCCTGCTGGCCTACGCCTACCTCGCCTCCACCCTGCCCGTTCAGGTACTGCTGCAGCCGCGCGACTACATCAACGCCTTCCAGCTCATGATCGCCATGGGTCTTCTCCTGCTCGGCATCCTGGTCAGCCGCCCCGAACTGGTCGCCCCGGCCGTCGACGCCTCGCCTGCAGGCGCACCGCCGCTGATCCCGATGCTTTTCATCAGCGTGGCCTGCGGCGCGGTCTCCGGCTTCCATTCGCTGGTCTCCTCCGGAACCTCCTCCAAGCAATGCGATCTCGAGAGCAGCGCCCTGCCGATCGCCTATGGCGGGATGCTCATGGAAGGGCTGCTCGCCGTGTTCGTGCTGATCGCCTGCGGCGCCGGACTCGGGCTCGGGCTGGAGATGGAGGGAGGACGGCTGACCGGCTCCGCCGCGTTCCAGCAGCATTATGCGAGCTGGACCGCGGCCCAGGGGCTGGGATCCAAGGTGCACGCCTTTATCAGCGGCGCGTCGAACATGGTGGCCTCGCTGGGCATCCCGCGAAGCGTGATCATTACCCTGATGGGCGTGTTCGTCGCCTCGTTCGCCGCCACCACGCTGGACACCGCCACGCGCATCCAGCGCTATATCGTCGGCGAGATGGCGCAGACCTGCCGGGTGCCCTTCCTGAGCCGCAAGCATCCCGCCACGGCCATCGCGGTGGGGACCGCCCTGCTGCTGGCCTTCGCCAACGGCGGCGGAGGCACCGGGGCCCTGATTCTCTGGCCGCTCTTCGGGGCGATGAACCAGCTGCTGGCGGGGCTGGCCCTGCTCGTCATGACCGTCTATCTCGCGCGCGAGCGGCGGACCATCTGGCTCACGGCGGTGCCGATGATCTTCATGCTGGTCATGACGGGCTGGTCGATGGGGATCAACCTGCAGCGATTTCTCGGCGACGCGAACTACCTGCTGTTCGCGATCAGCATCATCACCATGGCACTCGAGGCCTGGATGATCGTCGAGGCGCTGCGGGTGATCTTTGAGGTGCGGCGGGAAGAACGCCGGTAA
- the accC gene encoding acetyl-CoA carboxylase biotin carboxylase subunit, with translation MFEKVLVANRGEIAIRIIRACRELGMHSVAVFSEADRDALHVELADEAICIGPPPASESYLKIANVISAAEVADVDAIHPGYGFLAENAHFAEICENCNICFIGPSADNIRRMGDKAAARETMKEAGVPVTPGSDGVLRDQDEALELARAMGYPVLIKAVAGGGGKGMRVAHNDVSLVQGYLTAGSEAERSFGNPDLYMEKYVERARHIEVQVIGDRHGGVVHLGERDCSIQRRHQKLVEEAPSPALTPEQRRELGAAAVRAAQFTGYSSAGTLEFLYDEAAKEFYFMEMNTRIQVEHPVTEQVTGVDIIKEQIRVATGEPLSFSQEEVRIEGHSIEFRVNAEDPQRNFSPSPGRIEWLHFPGGPGVRIDSQAYAGADIPPYYDSMIAKLIVDGRDREEAIARMRRAMDEFTVDGLATTLPLGLRLMADPRFQRGEYHTGFLERFLEDSLPPEE, from the coding sequence ATGTTTGAGAAAGTGCTGGTGGCCAACCGGGGCGAGATCGCGATCCGCATCATCCGCGCCTGTCGCGAGCTGGGGATGCATTCGGTGGCGGTGTTCTCCGAGGCCGACCGGGATGCGCTGCATGTCGAACTGGCCGACGAGGCGATCTGCATCGGGCCGCCGCCGGCGTCGGAGAGCTACCTGAAAATCGCCAATGTGATCAGTGCCGCCGAGGTGGCGGACGTCGACGCGATTCATCCCGGCTACGGGTTTCTCGCGGAAAATGCCCACTTCGCGGAGATCTGCGAGAACTGCAACATCTGTTTTATCGGTCCCTCGGCGGACAATATCCGGCGTATGGGCGACAAGGCCGCGGCGCGTGAAACCATGAAGGAGGCCGGCGTGCCGGTCACGCCCGGCAGCGACGGGGTGTTGCGCGATCAGGACGAGGCACTCGAGCTGGCGCGCGCGATGGGCTACCCGGTGCTGATCAAGGCGGTCGCCGGCGGCGGCGGGAAAGGAATGCGGGTGGCGCACAACGACGTGAGCCTCGTCCAGGGATACCTGACGGCGGGCAGCGAGGCGGAGCGGTCGTTCGGCAACCCCGACCTGTACATGGAGAAGTACGTCGAGCGCGCGCGCCATATCGAAGTCCAGGTGATCGGCGACCGCCACGGCGGCGTGGTGCACCTCGGCGAGCGCGACTGCAGCATCCAGCGCCGCCACCAGAAACTGGTGGAGGAGGCGCCGTCGCCCGCGCTGACGCCCGAGCAGCGGCGCGAACTGGGCGCGGCGGCGGTGCGCGCCGCGCAGTTCACGGGCTACAGCAGCGCGGGAACGCTCGAATTCCTCTACGACGAGGCGGCGAAGGAATTCTACTTTATGGAGATGAACACGCGCATCCAGGTGGAACATCCCGTGACCGAACAGGTGACCGGCGTGGACATCATCAAGGAGCAGATCCGCGTGGCCACCGGCGAGCCGCTTTCCTTCTCACAGGAGGAGGTCCGCATCGAGGGCCATTCGATCGAGTTCCGGGTGAACGCGGAAGATCCGCAGCGCAACTTCAGCCCGTCGCCCGGAAGAATCGAGTGGCTCCACTTCCCCGGAGGGCCCGGAGTGCGCATCGATTCGCAGGCGTACGCCGGCGCGGATATTCCGCCGTACTACGACAGCATGATCGCCAAGCTGATCGTGGACGGCCGCGACCGCGAGGAGGCGATCGCGCGTATGCGCCGGGCGATGGACGAATTCACGGTCGACGGCCTGGCCACGACCCTGCCGCTCGGTCTGCGCCTGATGGCCGATCCCAGATTCCAGCGCGGCGAATATCACACCGGGTTTCTGGAACGTTTTCTCGAAGACAGTCTGCCACCGGAGGAATGA